A genomic segment from Saprospiraceae bacterium encodes:
- a CDS encoding GDP-mannose 4,6-dehydratase: MNILVTGAIGFIGSHLCEQLLKQSHRVIGLDNMDPFYEVQKKQENLNLLESINGFKFIYGDIRNPFLLNEILASYQIQIVIHLAAKAGVRPSIANASDYMDVNLNGLVNLLEACRNCRIKRFIFISSSSVYGNQQKLPFSETDDVSFPISPYAATKKSGELLCYTYHHLYKIETACLRLFTVYGPRQRPDLAIHKFTQLALKQQPIELYGDGSSIRDYTYVSDIVDGICGIAFHPKLNYEIFNLGNGQPVKLIEMVQELQTALQTKINIEFIEKQAGDVDQTHADISKATSYFGYKPKVSFPQGVLEFVNWFKTQKNLG; this comes from the coding sequence ATGAACATCCTTGTTACCGGAGCCATCGGATTTATTGGATCGCATTTATGTGAACAACTGCTCAAGCAATCTCATAGGGTCATAGGCCTGGATAACATGGATCCTTTTTATGAGGTGCAAAAGAAACAAGAGAATTTAAATCTCCTGGAGTCCATAAATGGATTTAAATTTATTTATGGAGATATCAGAAATCCTTTTTTATTAAATGAAATCCTTGCTTCTTATCAAATTCAAATAGTAATCCATTTGGCTGCGAAAGCAGGGGTGCGCCCATCCATTGCAAATGCCTCTGATTATATGGACGTTAACTTAAATGGATTGGTGAATTTATTAGAGGCATGCAGGAATTGCAGGATTAAACGTTTCATATTTATATCTTCTTCCTCTGTTTATGGGAATCAGCAGAAACTTCCATTTTCTGAAACCGATGATGTGAGTTTTCCAATTTCACCCTATGCTGCAACAAAAAAAAGCGGTGAATTGCTTTGTTATACCTATCATCATTTATACAAGATTGAAACAGCTTGTTTGCGATTATTTACAGTGTATGGTCCTCGTCAGCGTCCGGATCTTGCGATTCATAAGTTTACTCAATTGGCATTAAAACAACAGCCAATTGAATTATACGGGGATGGTTCCAGTATACGCGATTATACCTATGTTTCTGATATTGTTGATGGAATATGCGGCATCGCGTTTCACCCTAAACTAAACTATGAAATATTTAATTTAGGAAATGGACAACCTGTGAAGCTTATTGAAATGGTTCAGGAATTGCAAACAGCACTACAAACCAAAATAAATATTGAGTTTATAGAAAAACAGGCTGGTGATGTTGACCAAACACATGCAGATATTTCAAAAGCAACTTCCTATTTTGGTTACAAACCCAAAGTAAGTTTTCCACAGGGTGTATTGGAATTTGTAAACTGGTTTAAAACTCAAAAGAATTTAGGATAA
- the scpB gene encoding SMC-Scp complex subunit ScpB, which translates to MNSNPYLPAVESLLFVSPQPITKADLKYCIENSLSVSLDPEIIEQAIDQITNRYLSDDFGIELKEIAGGYQFLSKPAHFQVVAEHIKMTNRKKLSKAAMESLAIVAYKQPISKSEIEQIRGVNSDHSVQKLMEKELIEIVGRSEGPGKPFLLGTSQRFMEYFGLKSLTDLPKLKDFTLTDQEIGEPAPIEELSTVDLSALSTSSESSHE; encoded by the coding sequence ATGAATTCAAATCCATACCTGCCGGCCGTTGAGAGTTTGCTATTTGTTTCACCTCAGCCCATTACCAAAGCGGATCTAAAATATTGTATTGAAAACAGCCTTTCAGTAAGTTTGGATCCTGAAATTATTGAACAAGCCATTGATCAAATTACCAATCGCTATTTGAGCGATGATTTTGGAATCGAATTGAAAGAAATTGCTGGTGGGTATCAGTTTTTATCAAAACCTGCACATTTTCAAGTGGTCGCTGAGCATATTAAAATGACCAATCGGAAAAAATTGTCAAAAGCAGCTATGGAATCTTTGGCAATTGTTGCCTACAAACAACCAATTTCCAAATCTGAAATTGAGCAGATTCGCGGTGTAAATTCGGATCATTCTGTGCAAAAATTGATGGAAAAAGAACTAATCGAAATTGTTGGCAGATCAGAAGGTCCAGGAAAGCCGTTCTTATTAGGAACCTCCCAACGGTTTATGGAATATTTTGGATTAAAAAGTCTTACAGATTTACCAAAATTAAAAGATTTTACCCTGACCGATCAAGAAATAGGTGAACCAGCACCCATTGAAGAACTCAGTACCGTGGATTTGTCAGCACTTTCAACGAGTTCCGAATCCAGTCATGAATAA
- a CDS encoding TraB/GumN family protein: protein MKHLFHVLSLFLGLQAIQAQDVYKPLENGLLWKIEGKELKKASYLFGTIHLIPATEFFLPKNLEKSLQETQKVFMEVDIDGMNDMGNLMSVGDKLFMQNDTSLVDLISPEEYKQLDTFFNNLGIPLNFFERLKPMFLSVLVGSQGNPFGLQDGSLKSYEFELAELAKKYHIETDGLESLDFQISIFDNIPYGVQAKMLMASFKSAQADEQVMQEMYQKYKSQNLEALGETITKEDEPLSDHLDLLLYKRNLNWIPKMETEMQKASCFFAVGAGHLAGERGVIHLLRKAGYRVERVN, encoded by the coding sequence ATGAAACACCTATTTCATGTTCTTTCGCTTTTTCTTGGTCTTCAGGCAATTCAAGCGCAAGATGTTTATAAGCCTCTTGAAAACGGTTTGCTTTGGAAAATTGAAGGAAAGGAATTGAAGAAAGCTTCTTATTTATTTGGGACAATCCATTTAATTCCTGCAACAGAATTCTTTCTACCTAAAAATCTTGAAAAAAGTTTACAAGAGACTCAAAAAGTATTTATGGAAGTTGATATCGATGGCATGAATGATATGGGTAATTTAATGAGTGTAGGCGATAAATTATTTATGCAAAACGATACCAGCCTCGTTGATTTAATTAGTCCGGAAGAATATAAACAACTTGATACATTTTTTAATAACCTGGGTATCCCATTAAATTTTTTCGAACGATTGAAACCCATGTTTTTAAGTGTTTTAGTAGGCAGTCAGGGAAATCCTTTTGGTTTGCAGGATGGGAGTTTAAAATCTTATGAATTTGAATTGGCAGAACTTGCAAAAAAGTATCATATCGAAACAGATGGATTGGAAAGTTTAGATTTTCAAATTTCCATCTTTGATAATATTCCATATGGAGTTCAGGCAAAAATGTTAATGGCTTCTTTTAAATCTGCACAAGCTGATGAGCAGGTCATGCAAGAAATGTATCAAAAATACAAATCTCAAAATTTAGAAGCCTTGGGTGAAACCATTACTAAAGAAGATGAGCCTTTGTCAGATCATTTGGATCTATTACTTTATAAAAGAAATTTAAACTGGATTCCTAAAATGGAAACAGAAATGCAAAAGGCATCTTGCTTTTTTGCAGTTGGTGCGGGACATTTGGCAGGTGAACGAGGCGTAATTCATTTATTGAGAAAAGCAGGATATAGGGTGGAGCGGGTTAATTGA
- a CDS encoding flippase-like domain-containing protein — protein sequence MLSQIQAYKIPSVLKLVIKILISILIIYIISRNVNISQLIGFVLKSNVLFIGLAMLLFIASKIVSAVRYQLFLQGEAVNVSFSENLKLYYLGMYYNLLLPGGISGDGYKIKVLMQNFNKDLKLLLKLTLMDRFSGVWALMQISLGLLLLLKPLVAYFWLIGILLIASIGLPWALNKIFKWMDSRSYGRIHLISLGVQLLQTGSAICLIVALGQKLHWIPYSFLFLISSLAAMLPITFGGAGAREVTFLYGTQYLQTEAESGVAIAFLFYLISTIVSFFGIIYSFKPIKFSNKEK from the coding sequence ATGTTGTCACAAATCCAAGCGTACAAAATACCTTCTGTCTTAAAGCTGGTTATTAAAATTCTAATTTCTATACTGATTATTTATATAATTAGTAGGAATGTGAATATCAGTCAGCTGATTGGATTCGTTTTAAAGTCTAATGTCTTATTCATTGGATTGGCAATGCTGTTATTTATTGCATCCAAAATAGTTTCAGCAGTACGATATCAACTGTTTTTGCAAGGAGAAGCTGTAAACGTAAGTTTTAGTGAAAACCTTAAGTTGTATTACCTCGGAATGTACTATAATTTATTATTGCCCGGTGGTATCAGTGGTGATGGTTATAAAATTAAAGTACTCATGCAGAATTTTAATAAAGATTTAAAGCTTTTACTTAAGCTTACGCTTATGGATCGATTTTCGGGAGTTTGGGCTTTAATGCAAATTTCACTCGGACTGTTGCTTTTGTTAAAACCATTGGTGGCTTATTTCTGGTTAATTGGCATTCTTTTAATAGCAAGCATTGGACTTCCTTGGGCATTAAACAAAATTTTTAAATGGATGGACTCGAGATCTTATGGAAGGATCCATTTAATTTCTTTAGGAGTTCAACTATTGCAAACTGGGAGTGCCATCTGTTTAATAGTCGCGTTGGGACAAAAGCTGCATTGGATACCATATAGTTTTCTTTTTTTGATTTCTTCCCTTGCAGCGATGTTGCCAATTACTTTTGGAGGAGCAGGAGCCAGGGAAGTAACTTTTCTTTACGGCACCCAATACCTTCAAACTGAAGCAGAAAGTGGGGTAGCTATAGCTTTTTTATTTTATTTAATCTCTACCATAGTATCCTTTTTCGGAATTATTTATAGTTTTAAGCCTATCAAATTTAGCAATAAAGAAAAATGA
- a CDS encoding glycosyltransferase family 39 protein, giving the protein MNSFTKSISTIQILWLGIALSAPAFLWNLGSVAFIGDEAIRSLVAFEMKLSGNFIVPTLNGDAYFNKPPLYNWFIYFISEVFGYYGEWPTRLVSLSFLGLFAYSIYFFTRKVFDQAIAATLTLMLLTSGRILFWDSMVGLIDICFCWIIYLNFMLLYFWGKKGNWFYLFIGSYFLCGVAFMLKGLPALVFQAISITCCLILFRQFKQHFFKIPHITGALLGLLPAVLYYVLYASKVPLSKVFSVLLDQSMQRTGTHHGIGKTLLHVITFPFEQIYHFLPWSLLIVVVFHKKFWYWIHSNEFIRFNFWMLVANLPVYWLSVQVYPRYLLMFIPLFNLCGVYCLQQWESINQKQARFFKWIFLVTICLIAACITLFPILSQSRTISYWWVLWILGMFVMVFVLYSGFKFNAQILLWTCISLLCFRIIFNGIVLPIREKTSTENACKEDCKRIAALYPNKTWLIYGQTQTHQVARFYTSVFSNQIIRKSYLTNNPEALYLVDPKLYPGFPGTLVDSLILEKKQIIYLMKTKNR; this is encoded by the coding sequence ATGAATTCATTTACCAAATCAATTAGCACAATACAGATCCTTTGGCTTGGAATCGCATTATCCGCTCCGGCTTTCCTATGGAATCTTGGTTCTGTTGCATTTATTGGAGATGAGGCCATTCGTTCATTGGTCGCTTTCGAAATGAAACTGTCAGGTAATTTCATTGTTCCCACACTAAATGGAGATGCCTATTTTAATAAACCACCCTTATACAATTGGTTTATTTATTTTATTTCAGAAGTTTTTGGATATTATGGTGAATGGCCTACACGATTGGTTAGTCTGAGTTTTTTGGGCTTATTTGCTTATTCCATTTACTTTTTTACCAGAAAAGTATTTGATCAGGCAATCGCAGCGACGCTAACATTGATGTTATTGACCAGTGGCCGCATTTTATTTTGGGATAGCATGGTAGGTCTCATCGATATTTGCTTTTGCTGGATCATTTATTTAAATTTCATGCTCCTTTATTTTTGGGGCAAAAAAGGCAACTGGTTTTATTTATTTATTGGATCTTATTTTTTATGTGGTGTTGCTTTTATGCTAAAAGGACTGCCAGCTCTTGTATTTCAGGCAATTTCAATTACATGTTGTTTGATTTTATTCAGACAGTTTAAACAGCATTTTTTTAAGATCCCTCATATTACAGGTGCACTTCTTGGATTATTACCAGCAGTTTTATATTATGTGCTCTACGCCTCAAAAGTGCCATTGTCAAAAGTGTTTTCAGTGTTACTTGATCAATCCATGCAACGAACCGGGACACACCATGGAATTGGCAAAACCCTCTTGCACGTAATTACCTTTCCGTTCGAACAAATTTATCATTTTTTACCCTGGTCTCTTTTAATAGTTGTTGTCTTTCATAAAAAATTCTGGTATTGGATTCATTCAAATGAATTTATCAGATTCAATTTTTGGATGCTGGTAGCCAATCTTCCAGTTTATTGGCTTTCTGTACAGGTATATCCACGTTACTTATTAATGTTTATTCCGCTATTTAATTTATGCGGTGTGTATTGTTTGCAACAATGGGAATCGATCAATCAAAAGCAAGCAAGATTTTTTAAATGGATCTTTTTAGTTACAATTTGCTTAATTGCTGCATGCATAACACTGTTTCCAATATTAAGTCAGAGCCGTACGATTTCTTATTGGTGGGTATTGTGGATTCTTGGCATGTTTGTAATGGTTTTTGTACTTTATTCCGGATTCAAATTCAATGCTCAAATACTATTATGGACCTGCATTTCGTTGCTCTGCTTTAGAATTATTTTCAATGGAATTGTGTTACCGATTCGTGAAAAAACATCTACAGAAAACGCATGTAAAGAAGATTGTAAAAGAATCGCAGCATTATATCCAAATAAAACATGGCTGATTTATGGCCAAACCCAGACGCATCAGGTTGCCCGGTTTTATACTTCTGTTTTTAGTAATCAGATTATCCGAAAATCTTACCTTACCAACAATCCTGAAGCATTATATTTGGTAGATCCTAAGCTGTATCCTGGTTTTCCAGGTACTTTGGTTGACTCTTTAATTTTAGAAAAAAAGCAAATTATCTATCTAATGAAAACGAAAAATCGATGA
- the radA gene encoding DNA repair protein RadA, with amino-acid sequence MSKLKTIYICSNCGASSPKWMGRCTSCNEWNSYVEEVIARDEPSTKNAWKDLATGSSKPQSSILEDVQIEHVDRIRTGDPELDRALGGGLVRGSVTLLAGQPGIGKSTLLLQMALSAVVDKVLYVSGEESEQQIKLRAERLQKGQKNCYLYAESRILFILAEAARLKPGLIVIDSVQTLITDELESAPGSISQIRECSHQIIRFAKEHGIPVFLIGHINKEGDIAGPKLLEHMVDTVLQFEGDRLYAYRMLRTLKNRFGSTDEMSLYEMQSTGMRPITNPSELLLSQHEEKLSGSAIAATMEGQRPLLIEAQALVGSAVYSTPQRVANGFDSKRMSLLLAVLEKRCGFFFGQQDVFLNLAGGIRINDPALDLAVVAALISSLEDNALHRQICFAGEIGLSGEIRAVSKIEQRVQEAMRLGFKAICISKYNLKGWDPEKYKIKIVPLATLNELYEKVFSK; translated from the coding sequence ATGAGCAAATTAAAAACGATCTACATCTGTTCTAATTGTGGGGCCAGCAGTCCAAAATGGATGGGAAGATGCACCTCCTGCAATGAATGGAACAGCTATGTAGAAGAGGTCATCGCTCGAGATGAACCCTCAACAAAAAATGCCTGGAAGGATCTTGCAACGGGATCCTCTAAGCCCCAATCATCAATCCTTGAAGATGTTCAAATTGAGCATGTGGACCGAATCCGAACTGGAGACCCTGAGTTAGACCGTGCCTTAGGGGGTGGTTTGGTTAGAGGATCTGTTACTTTATTGGCCGGACAGCCTGGCATTGGTAAATCGACCCTTCTCTTGCAAATGGCCTTGTCAGCGGTGGTTGACAAGGTACTCTATGTTTCCGGCGAAGAAAGCGAACAACAAATTAAACTGCGTGCTGAAAGACTTCAAAAAGGACAAAAGAATTGCTATTTATATGCTGAGTCCAGAATTCTTTTCATTCTTGCAGAAGCTGCCAGACTGAAACCCGGATTAATTGTGATCGATTCAGTTCAAACATTGATAACCGATGAATTGGAATCAGCACCTGGAAGCATATCACAAATTCGGGAATGCAGTCATCAAATCATTCGATTTGCCAAAGAACACGGCATACCGGTCTTTTTAATTGGACACATCAATAAGGAAGGAGACATCGCTGGACCTAAATTACTGGAACATATGGTTGATACGGTACTTCAATTTGAAGGGGACCGATTGTATGCTTACCGTATGCTGCGAACCTTAAAAAATAGATTTGGTTCTACAGACGAAATGAGTTTATATGAAATGCAATCAACCGGAATGCGTCCGATTACCAATCCATCCGAATTGCTTCTATCACAGCATGAAGAAAAATTAAGTGGTTCTGCAATTGCAGCTACCATGGAAGGACAGCGCCCCCTTTTAATAGAAGCTCAGGCATTGGTTGGCTCGGCTGTATATTCTACACCGCAGCGTGTTGCTAACGGCTTTGATTCAAAAAGAATGTCCTTATTGTTAGCGGTCTTGGAAAAGCGTTGTGGTTTTTTCTTCGGACAGCAGGATGTCTTTTTAAATTTGGCCGGAGGAATTCGAATCAATGATCCTGCATTGGATCTTGCTGTGGTAGCCGCGCTTATTTCCTCCCTCGAAGACAATGCATTGCACCGACAAATTTGTTTTGCGGGTGAAATTGGATTATCCGGTGAAATCCGGGCGGTTTCTAAAATTGAACAACGAGTGCAAGAAGCAATGCGACTTGGTTTTAAAGCCATTTGCATTTCAAAATATAATTTAAAAGGTTGGGATCCCGAAAAATATAAAATCAAAATAGTCCCCTTGGCAACCTTGAATGAGCTGTATGAAAAGGTATTTTCAAAGTAG
- a CDS encoding YitT family protein yields MKRIWKHLVRKYNFLGIEKAETASSTRARYELAKHLIELRITAISYFRDFCLILFGIFSASFGVKGFLLTNKFIDGGATGISLLTNAVTGIPLWIMLISINIPFILLGSKIVGREFAIKTAMTISVLALVIATVEFPNVTDDKLLVAIFGGFFLGAGIGLSVRGGAVIDGTEVLAIYLSRKFGTTIGDIIGIINIIIFSVAAYFLSIEIALYSMITYLSASKTLDFVVEGIEEYMGVTIVSSHSEEIAKMIISDMERGITVYSGKRGYGKTGESKETNIIYSVITRLELNKLNTEIKKIDPNAFVVINSVKDTHGGMIKKRRLKHEEI; encoded by the coding sequence ATGAAAAGAATTTGGAAGCATTTGGTAAGAAAATACAATTTTTTGGGGATTGAAAAGGCCGAAACTGCTTCATCAACACGGGCACGCTACGAACTTGCAAAGCATTTGATTGAATTACGAATCACCGCGATTAGTTATTTCAGAGATTTTTGTTTGATTTTATTTGGGATTTTTTCTGCTTCGTTCGGTGTGAAAGGTTTTTTATTGACCAATAAATTTATTGATGGGGGAGCAACCGGAATTTCTTTGTTGACAAATGCAGTTACCGGGATTCCACTTTGGATCATGTTAATTAGTATCAATATCCCATTTATTTTACTTGGTTCTAAAATTGTAGGCCGTGAATTCGCTATCAAAACGGCAATGACTATTTCTGTATTGGCTTTAGTAATTGCAACTGTTGAGTTTCCAAATGTTACAGATGATAAATTATTGGTAGCAATTTTCGGTGGATTTTTCTTAGGGGCAGGTATAGGACTTTCAGTAAGAGGTGGGGCAGTCATTGATGGAACAGAAGTATTGGCAATCTATTTGAGTAGAAAATTTGGAACCACCATTGGAGATATTATTGGTATTATTAATATCATTATTTTTTCAGTAGCTGCCTATTTCTTGTCTATTGAAATTGCATTGTATTCTATGATTACATACCTTTCTGCTTCTAAAACACTTGATTTTGTAGTAGAGGGAATTGAGGAATATATGGGTGTAACCATTGTTTCTTCGCATAGTGAAGAAATTGCTAAAATGATTATTTCAGACATGGAGCGAGGCATCACCGTTTATAGTGGCAAAAGAGGTTATGGAAAGACTGGTGAATCAAAGGAAACAAATATTATTTATTCAGTTATTACCCGACTTGAACTAAATAAATTAAACACAGAGATTAAAAAAATTGATCCCAATGCATTTGTGGTAATCAACAGTGTTAAGGATACCCATGGTGGAATGATTAAAAAACGACGCCTAAAACATGAGGAGATTTAA
- a CDS encoding glycosyltransferase family 2 protein, with amino-acid sequence MNRKLSVVICVYNEAENIIPLIERLTIALNGIDHEMVFVDDGSTDNTLVNLKNHKNPNIKIVEFRRNYGQSAALAAGIEYAQAEWIVTMDGDLQNDPDDIPRMLKIAETESLDLLAGIRQKRQDGFILRKIPSKIANWMIRNASGVHLHDYGCTLKVMKSDLAKSLGIYGELHRFIPILADLEGARMDETPVKHHARSFGKSKYGINRTMRVFSDLLLILYLKRFRNKPMHLFGGWGVLLSGSGALIMAYLLFQKITGHDIWGRPIIILGTILLMAGFQLIVLGILAEMQVRTYYESQGKKIYRVRNVYN; translated from the coding sequence ATGAATAGAAAATTAAGTGTTGTCATTTGTGTTTACAACGAAGCTGAAAATATAATTCCTTTAATTGAACGATTAACAATTGCATTAAATGGCATCGACCATGAAATGGTATTTGTAGATGACGGTTCGACTGATAATACCTTAGTCAATTTAAAAAATCATAAAAATCCAAACATTAAGATTGTTGAATTCAGAAGAAATTATGGACAAAGTGCTGCACTCGCAGCCGGAATTGAATATGCACAAGCTGAATGGATTGTAACGATGGATGGAGATTTACAAAATGATCCAGATGATATTCCCCGTATGTTAAAAATAGCTGAAACTGAATCGCTGGATCTATTGGCGGGAATACGCCAGAAACGACAAGATGGATTTATACTTCGAAAGATACCCAGTAAAATAGCAAATTGGATGATTCGAAATGCTTCTGGAGTGCATTTACATGATTATGGTTGTACTTTGAAAGTTATGAAATCAGATTTAGCCAAAAGTCTTGGGATCTATGGTGAATTGCATCGATTTATTCCCATACTTGCCGATCTTGAAGGCGCCCGAATGGATGAAACGCCGGTCAAACATCATGCTCGAAGTTTTGGCAAATCTAAATATGGAATTAATCGTACGATGCGCGTTTTTAGTGATCTTTTGCTAATCCTTTATTTAAAAAGATTTCGCAACAAACCCATGCACTTATTTGGGGGTTGGGGTGTATTGCTTAGTGGATCCGGTGCACTGATTATGGCTTATTTATTATTCCAAAAAATAACAGGACATGATATCTGGGGCAGGCCAATTATAATTCTGGGAACCATATTGCTTATGGCTGGATTTCAACTCATTGTTTTAGGAATTCTAGCTGAAATGCAGGTTCGTACTTATTATGAATCCCAGGGTAAAAAAATCTACCGGGTTAGAAATGTATATAATTAA
- a CDS encoding DUF2480 family protein — protein sequence MNNNNLLVNRVNQSSLITLKLEDFYPESEIFEFDLKDYLFHGLILKELDFRKALKEHNWEAYKNGYLTVFCSTDAIIPTWAYMLVASHAGGFARDVVFGTKSEFLRNYFHQKIKQINPEEYRDAKLVIKGCSEKEVPASAYLDITQHLKNVASSIMFGEACSTVPVYKRKT from the coding sequence ATGAATAACAATAATTTGTTAGTAAATCGGGTAAACCAAAGTAGTTTAATTACACTTAAACTGGAAGACTTTTATCCTGAGTCTGAAATTTTTGAATTTGATTTAAAAGACTATCTTTTTCATGGATTAATCCTTAAAGAATTAGACTTTAGAAAAGCCTTGAAAGAGCACAACTGGGAAGCTTATAAAAATGGATATCTAACTGTTTTTTGTTCGACGGATGCCATCATTCCAACCTGGGCCTATATGTTAGTTGCCAGTCATGCTGGAGGATTTGCAAGAGATGTTGTTTTTGGTACCAAATCTGAATTTTTACGCAACTATTTTCATCAAAAAATTAAGCAAATAAATCCTGAAGAATACCGGGATGCAAAATTAGTTATCAAAGGATGCAGTGAAAAAGAAGTACCAGCTTCTGCTTATTTAGATATTACCCAACATTTAAAAAACGTCGCTTCCAGCATCATGTTTGGAGAAGCTTGTTCTACAGTCCCGGTTTATAAAAGAAAAACATAA